The genomic segment taattaataacaataatagagaaaaatttgtatatgatatattcagttcactctgccattctttttattaggacatgtatccgagaaggtctgctccctgctaataataataataataatagtttttattaatattattattattatcattattataattattattatataccgtATTCATACCTGTAAGCGGGCTTACAGAAATTtaggaataataatgatgatgattataacaattaataataatataccatttTTATACCCGCGCGCGCACttataaaatttaaacaataacataataataataataataataataataataataatattactatttttatagaaatattattattattattattattattattattattattattattattattattattattattattattattattatactttatagCTACCACAGCAAAGGAGAAAGTTTTTTGTCACACCATTATACAGGAAGCAGAGCAGACGACGCCCATAACAAATTATCAGACTGGTCTCTCATTTAACAGAATTCAGATATGGTGGCATAGTTCTCgtggtacaaatgtccttttacaACATATTATTACTATATCACTATCTGTAGTAGTACCCTACATTATTCATTCAATATTATGGAATTTATTCAACAAGAGGACATTGAATTAGCTAGCAAGCTATCATAGTAGAAAGGTCATTCCTACATGTAAGTGATCACACAAATAAGAAGTAATCATTCCGTATTTCGTATTAAATTCTGCTACTTCCGAATGAACGCCATGTtgtttggaagctcgaatttcgagTCAAGGGTCTCTGTGACCTTGTTCCAAATGAACTGGGTcttttcctgaataataatataataataatttcgaatTTAAACCCCCCTGCCGTGCTGCACTCGTCAGGCTACACTATCTCAAGGAAGCTGTTTAGGAATTGCGAATTCGCGAGTCAGCTGTTTCACTGGTTGATTGATATTGTCTGGATTCTATATCTTGTTCTATAGGCATAGCTAATCCCGTTCTCGCTGGTATAGCAGTCACTGTATATGAAAGTTTTAAATATCCTTATGGGTAACCTTGAGGCAGATTTTTCAAAGGACACACAGTCAAATTTAAAAAACTGATTCAGAATTCAATCTATGATaatatccgagtggatcttgtttgtactcccctgggtgacagtaggggagacatgacacagccacccaccagctgcaaacctgtttgttcgctCCGGGTTGTGCCTGGtcggtaggggagacatccatccATCTactgcaaacctatttgtccaccccgggtggggCCGGGGTAgctaggggagacatccacccttctcctgcaaacctgtttgtccgcttcgggtggggggcggggtaggtgggagatcgggagggtaggggagacagacAGCAGCCTCGGCTTCCATCGCGTGCCAACAAGCTCGAATCTTGAATAATTGGAAAATCATAATATATTTGCAGTCACTCCGAATCAGTATCCATGGCCTGTCTGTTCAAACCTTCCCGATCTCTTCCTCTAACATTTTGTAACATTTTCTCTTTCACCTTTTGATTTACGTCATTACTTATGAAATCTTacgtaactccaggactcataaTCATTTCCCTTTTAGATTATGCGTCCACTGACGCTTGTGGTATCTTATCAGCGCTTTTCAGAATCAAATCTCGCACAACCGGACAAACGTAACGCCTTCGTAGTATTCCCCAGCTGCTGGCTTATCAGTAATAGGTACTCGAACTCTCGTTCTCGATATTCTCGTCTTACTGTAAATCATCATTTCTTGTGATCATTTTACTTATGACATCTTCCCTTGGTTCTTCACTCGATATGTATCACAATTTTGGGCGAAAGGTTCTTCACATTTTTCTATGATTAAATTGTTTACGTCACCAAATTGATGTGCAGCATCAGCTCGCTTTCCCTCGTCTCAAAATTTCGTAATTGTTCTCTTCTGTGTAAGTCAACTGTCAGCAACTGGCATTCCTCTCATAGCCTCAATTGTGTCTTCATGTTTTTCTTTAAGATTCCAGTTGTTATTCCAAAAcctcaattttttttaagtttcctagGCATATTTCATCAGCTATTCACACCATTTACTTCTTGAAAGTTGAACTCTATACTCCCTCCGTGTTTCTTTAATCATTCAACTAGCCTCTTCCCTTCTTGCGAAGGATAAACTACCTCTCTGCTACCAGGGACAGGGCATGAATAGCCTATCATCCGTAACCCTTTGGGGGCCATCTTACTAAAATAATACCGCACAGATTAGCTGTTTCTCTATTTTAGAGTAAAAGTAAAAACCTCTTCAAAGAAGCTCAAACCACCTTCATTTCGTCTTCCAGGTTCCACTGAAGCTGTCACTACAATCACACAGGCTACGGTTGTAACGCCTGAGATCTCGGCTCTGACCTCTACAACAAACAAAACGATTGTTGACAACCCAGACTCCAACTCCCTCCTGTCTAGCAATATTACGGAAACGAatgatacaacaacaacaacatcatctGCAGCTACGTCCCATGGTCAAGAAAAGGAGTCTGTTCTGGATGATACTGCAGTCAATGCTATTCTGGACAAACCTACAGTTCCAGTCACTGGCTCAAGTTTGAGCGTCAATACCTCTAGCACTCATCGTAAAAGCAATGacaaagtatatgaaaataactCGACTACATCTATCACAGTTAACAAAGTATCCTTAACGGATCCGACGGATCCTACAGAAAAAGGGGAGAACACTGCGGCAATGAACAATGGCCCCAGTACAAATGACTCGCCTAGTGGTAGGCCTGATGAGCAATTCGGAATCGACACACTTCCACTGAAAGCCGAGACAGTGGTCTTGCAAAACACACCTTCGACAACAGTTCCTCCATCTCCCCAGAACGACAGTGACAGTGACATGACAACAGAACCGCCAACGGAAGATATGAAACACTCCTCCACGCATGAACTCGGAGCGTACAATCTTACTCGGCCTCTGTCCACAGTGGCCACAGCCCTTGGTAAAGACACGCCTACGGCTGCCTCCGCTTCGACTATTCCTTCCGGGTTGATCTTCATCATCGTCCTAGTGGCGCTCGTCCTTGTAGAAGTGGGATTAGTGGTAAGTTGATTTGCAAGTTAAaattcttcatcagttattcacTGGGAATACTGACAAACTTcatggggggtggtggggggtacACAGCCTAAGTTCAAGTAATGATTAAAGTAGCACCTTAACATTCACAGCAAAAGTATTCGAACAAGTTTTCTTACGATAGACTGCCTAGTTGagaaggcaaaagaaaaaaaaagtaccattcttaaaagaaattaagtaaataaataaattacattaaataaaaaaaattaaaaaaaatctgaaacagGGTCTTCTTTACAAATAACACAAACAATCTTAATAGCAGTATTAgtaatagtggtagtagtagtagtagcatgaATCTGCCTGTGAAACAGCTCCCAAGAGTAGTAAAAATCCCTCCACTACATCAACAGAACTTCGTCAACTGGTGGAAGGACCGAGACACATCCTGGAACggcgagagaagatacttctcgTTCCTCTTCGTACTCTTCAACCGGAAAAGCACCCGTACCACTTACGCTGGCCCTATAGATGTGAGTATGAGTCCCTTAGTTATTGCACGTTTTTCATGGCATCTACAAACTTACAGCATTGTCGCATgataaaattttcttatatatgtatgtgtatatatatatatataatatatatatatataaacaaataaaggtataagccacgaaggaaggataaacaacggagtttctgcaagatcttttgactcgacgtcctttacttatcagataaactgacttacatgagaaattgagagtacaggaaaggtcgcataagtgacagatagggattataaggagattagtacctagaatctaacacacctggagaatgagtaacctttccaaataagcttaaacatgggtacaatttaagaacaaaaagattaagtccaactgctcagacacagggacaagacaattaaaggattatacgggatggcagctgaccacattcagatctttggtaaacaaaaacttattcacaaaacatattaaacatacatatacaaagaaaatatctctaaggcaactaatttgtatttaagtctgtaattatatctttgaggtcattcttaaacatgttacaaatacaagggtctcaatgaaacaggccacgactaatattaaaattacaatgtgaagtaagttgtattatggcagattctaaaagatttcgtgataag from the Macrobrachium nipponense isolate FS-2020 chromosome 42, ASM1510439v2, whole genome shotgun sequence genome contains:
- the LOC135213093 gene encoding mucin-2-like, which codes for MAGATGSVVVMMKVLLEMCFVALIIISSGPRSTEAVTTITQATVVTPEISALTSTTNKTIVDNPDSNSLLSSNITETNDTTTTTSSAATSHGQEKESVLDDTAVNAILDKPTVPVTGSSLSVNTSSTHRKSNDKVYENNSTTSITVNKVSLTDPTDPTEKGENTAAMNNGPSTNDSPSGRPDEQFGIDTLPLKAETVVLQNTPSTTVPPSPQNDSDSDMTTEPPTEDMKHSSTHELGAYNLTRPLSTVATALGKDTPTAASASTIPSGLIFIIVLVALVLVEVGLVNFVNWWKDRDTSWNGERRYFSFLFVLFNRKSTRTTYAGPIDDTTPIVQEA